A portion of the Toxotes jaculatrix isolate fToxJac2 chromosome 16, fToxJac2.pri, whole genome shotgun sequence genome contains these proteins:
- the tmem38b gene encoding trimeric intracellular cation channel type B — protein MDLFGLLHLDELSHGLANLSMFPYFDMAHYMVSVMALREQPGALEVSRVSPLACWFSSMLFCFGGAVLSGIMLAEPPVAPLTNGTSILLASVIWYLVFYCPMDLVYCCAALLPLRLVLSGMKEVTRTWKVLGGVTQAHSKYKDSLLVMIAIGWAKGAGGGLISNFEQLVRGVWKPETNELLKMSYPTKITLIGAVLFALQQTHYLPLQKHHLMLIYTIFTVVNKSRMMLTGSSASPFAAVESAIYKTLFAGYSPYAALTDEVKKTCIDNGTTNTSTATTKESRENGATGKHTPVSPVKGQCESLKAKEESESTETTNCKKTN, from the exons ATGGATTTGTTCGGGTTGCTGCACTTGGACGAACTGTCCCACGGGCTGGCAAACTTGTCCATGTTTCCATACTTTGACATGGCGCACTACATGGTGTCAGTCATGGCTCTGAGGGAGCAGCCAG GAGCTCTCGAGGTTTCCAGAGTCAGCCCCTTAGCCTGCTGGTTCAGCTCCATGCTCTTCTGTTTTGGCGGCGCTGTGCTGTCTGGGATCATGCTGGCCGAGCCACCTGTAGCACCTTTGACCAACGGCACGAGCATTCTGCTTGCTTCAGTCATCTG GTACTTAGTGTTTTACTGCCCCATGGACCTGGTGTACTGTTGTGCTGCCCTGCTGCCTCTCAGGCTGGTGCTGTCAGGGATGAAGGAAGTGACAAGGACATGGAAGGTGCTTGGAGGGGTCACCCAGGCTCATAGCAAATACAAGGATAGCCTGCTGGTCATGATTGCCATTGGGTGGGCTAAAG GTGCTGGAGGTGGTCTGATAAGTAATTTTGAGCAGCTTGTTCGAGGTGTGTGGAAACCGGAGACTAATGAGCTGCTCAAAATGTCTTA CCCAACCAAGATCACCCTGATAGGGGCCGtgctgtttgctctgcagcagacACACTACCTGCCTCTGCAGAAGCACCACCTGATGCTCATCTACACCATCTTTACCGTCGTTAACAAG tcaAGGATGATGCTGACAGGCTCCTCCGCCTCACCATTTGCTGCCGTCGAGTCAGCCATCTACAAGACCCTCTTCGCCGGCTACTCCCCTTATGCCGCCCTCACTGACGAGGTAAAGAAAACATGTATTGATAATGGCACAACAAACACCTCCACCGCCACAACCAAAGAGTCCAGAGAGAACGGAGCAACAGGGAAACACACCCCAGTTTCTCCTGTCAAGGGACAATGTGAATCGCTCAAAGCCAAAGAGGAGTCAGAGAGTACAGAGACAACAAACTGCAAAAAGACCAACTAG